The genomic segment CAGCTGATTGCGCAAAAAGGACTGTACGCTGCCCGTATAGCTGAGCATCGAGCTGTATGTATACGCCGCAATATACGGCGGAATCGCAAGCGGCAGCACAAAAGCAAAATGAAAAAAACGCCTAAATGGAAAATCATAAGCTGCAACAAGCCAGGCCAGCGTCACCCCAAGCAGAACCGAGCAGGTGCCGGCACCTAATACCAGCCATAAGGACTGCAGCGCCGAGTCCAGCAGCACGTACTGCTGAATATGTGCCCAGTTTTCATTGGGCTCCCTTAGAAGGCCGAGTAAAATATAGAGAGACGGGGCAAGAGCTGCTAGAGCCCCCGCCACCGTCATGATTGTCCAGCCGTTTAACTGTTTTCTCAGGTTTCTCCATGCTGTGAGGGCAGACATGTTTATTTCCAGCCCACTTTGTTCATTATTTCAACCGCTTGCTTGTTATGGTCGCCCAGCTTAGAAAAATCAAGCTGCTGCACCTTGATTTCTCCCCAGCCCTTAAGCAGCTCTGGCTTGTCCGCCGCAGCATTGACCGGAAATTCAAAGCTTCCGTTCGTCAGCTTCGTCTGTGCTTCAGCACTGGTCAAATATTCAATCAGCTTGATGGCATTGTCTTTATTTTTAGCATGCTTCGTCAAGCCGACGCCGCTAATGTTCAAATGCGTGCCTGTCGTAGACTGGTTCGGGAAAAATACGCCGATTTGCTCAGCGACCTTCACTTCCTCTGCATCTTTTGAATTCAGCATTTGCCCAAAATAATAGGTATTCATAATTGCGACGTCGCCTGCGCCAGCTACAATCGCTTTCGCTTGGTCGCGGTCGCCGCCTTCTGGATCACGGGCAAAATTCGCTACCAGCCCTTTCGCCCAAGCTTCCGCTTCAGCTGCGCCATTCAGCTCGATGAACGAAGCCAGCAGCGATTGATTGTACAAGCTGGAAGAGGAGCGTACCAGCACTTTGCCTCTCCAAGTGTCGCCAGCCAAATCCTCATAAGTGGAAAGCTGCTCCGGCTTTACGCGATCCTTTGCATAAATAATGACACGTGCTCTAGTCGCGATACCAACCCAATTGTTGTCCTTGTCGCGCAGCTCTACCGGGACGTTGCTCTCCACGGCAGCCGATTGAATCGGCTGAAGCACATCATTTTGCTTCGCATAATTAAGCACGCCGCCGTCAACCGTTACGAACAAATCCGCCTCGCTGCTCGCGCCTTCGCGTTTCATCCGCTCCACCAGTTCCTCAGCCGTACCTTTAACCTCGTTAATCTTAATGCCCGTCTCTTTTGTAAAAGCATCAAACAGCTCGCTATCAATATCATAATGTCT from the Paenibacillus sp. BIHB 4019 genome contains:
- a CDS encoding Fe(3+) ABC transporter substrate-binding protein translates to MIKKYTSGMIALTLMMVLVLAGCGAGNAGSGGSASSPAAETSPAAAETTEASPDNGKEQIVNVFTARHYDIDSELFDAFTKETGIKINEVKGTAEELVERMKREGASSEADLFVTVDGGVLNYAKQNDVLQPIQSAAVESNVPVELRDKDNNWVGIATRARVIIYAKDRVKPEQLSTYEDLAGDTWRGKVLVRSSSSLYNQSLLASFIELNGAAEAEAWAKGLVANFARDPEGGDRDQAKAIVAGAGDVAIMNTYYFGQMLNSKDAEEVKVAEQIGVFFPNQSTTGTHLNISGVGLTKHAKNKDNAIKLIEYLTSAEAQTKLTNGSFEFPVNAAADKPELLKGWGEIKVQQLDFSKLGDHNKQAVEIMNKVGWK